In Selenomonas dianae, a genomic segment contains:
- a CDS encoding MalY/PatB family protein — MSINFDEIINRRNTSCLKYDFAAERGYPADILPLWVADMDFRAPAPVIDALNARAAHGIFGYTQVKDDYFAVLQNWFRTRHDWNVERSDLIITPGVVFAIANAIRAFTKKGESILIQQPVYYPFANMIRQNERVLIDSPLHLIEGRYEIDFEDFEQKVITHSVKLFILCSPHNPVGRVWTRAELAQLAAICLRHNIVVVADEIHEEFVRPGFRHIPFASLSDEAAAITVTCTSPSKTFNLAGLQISNIFIRNEELRRRFKEELSRTGYDEPNTLGLTGAKAAYEHGAAWHRELLAYLEENIARTKTFLAQHLPKVTLIEPEGTYLLWLDFHAYGLSDGELNAKIIRDAHLWLDDGPIFGAGGSGFQRINTACPWATLETGLKNLATAFAE; from the coding sequence ATGTCCATCAATTTTGACGAAATCATCAACCGCCGCAATACCTCCTGTCTGAAATACGACTTCGCCGCCGAGCGCGGCTACCCCGCAGACATTCTGCCGTTGTGGGTCGCGGACATGGACTTTCGTGCGCCCGCCCCTGTGATTGATGCGCTGAACGCACGCGCCGCACACGGCATCTTCGGCTATACGCAGGTAAAGGACGACTATTTCGCCGTCCTTCAGAACTGGTTCCGCACGCGCCACGACTGGAACGTCGAGCGCAGCGACCTCATCATCACGCCCGGTGTTGTCTTTGCCATCGCAAACGCCATCCGCGCATTTACGAAAAAGGGCGAGAGCATCCTCATCCAGCAGCCTGTCTACTATCCGTTCGCGAACATGATCCGGCAGAACGAGCGCGTCCTCATCGACAGTCCCCTCCACCTCATCGAGGGGCGCTACGAGATCGACTTCGAGGACTTCGAGCAAAAGGTCATCACACACAGCGTCAAACTCTTCATCCTGTGCAGCCCGCACAACCCCGTCGGGCGCGTATGGACGCGTGCGGAGCTTGCGCAGCTCGCCGCGATCTGCCTGCGCCACAACATCGTCGTCGTCGCGGACGAGATTCACGAGGAGTTCGTGCGCCCGGGCTTCCGCCATATCCCGTTTGCCTCGCTCTCCGACGAGGCGGCGGCGATCACTGTCACCTGCACCTCGCCGAGCAAGACATTCAACCTTGCGGGGCTTCAGATCTCGAACATCTTCATCCGAAACGAGGAACTGCGCCGCCGCTTCAAGGAGGAACTCAGCCGCACGGGCTACGACGAGCCGAATACACTCGGTCTCACGGGCGCAAAAGCGGCATACGAGCACGGCGCAGCGTGGCACAGAGAACTTCTCGCATATCTGGAGGAAAACATCGCACGCACAAAGACATTCCTCGCGCAGCACCTCCCGAAGGTAACGCTCATCGAACCCGAGGGGACATACCTCCTCTGGCTCGACTTCCATGCCTACGGGCTTTCGGATGGGGAGCTCAACGCCAAGATCATCCGCGACGCGCATCTCTGGCTCGACGACGGTCCCATCTTCGGTGCGGGCGGCAGCGGCTTCCAGCGCATCAATACCGCCTGTCCGTGGGCGACACTGGAAACGGGTTTGAAAAACCTCGCAACGGCATTTGCCGAATAA